Part of the Woronichinia naegeliana WA131 genome, CCCCACAGTACTGGAGCCGCTTTAGATATTACCCTGATCAATGAATTGGGCCAAGCTGTGGCCATGGGAGGAGAGATTGATGAATTATCACCGCGATCGCAGCCTAATTTTTACCAACCAGCAAAGGATCAAGAGGCTCAAATTTATCATCACCATCGCTGTTTATTAAATAACTTGATGGAATCCGTCGGTTTTCTGCGACATCCTGGGGAATGGTGGCACTTTTCCCTCGGTGATCAACTGTGGGCTTGGCAATACAATCAACGCAATCCGATCGCCCCTCGAATTGCCCACTATGGTCGGGTTGAATAAGGGTCAAAATTTAGCCCAATAATTGCTCTAAATCCTGTTTTTCTAGAGATAGAATCGAGTAGCTGCCAAAAATCTTTAAAACCTCTGTATAGCGAGATAATTCTGCCAAGGCCTCCTGAAGGGATGACTGAGACTGACTGGCTTCCAAATCCATAAAAAAGAGATATTCCCCTAAAGAACGTTTGGTAGGACGGGATTCGATGCGACTGAGATTAATATTGCGTTCGGCCAAGACTTTGAGGGGATTGACCAAGGCTCCTGGTACATTGGCTGGCACACTAAAAGCCAAAGCGGTATGACTACCGGTGGTTTGAGGTTTGATGCCGACCACCCAAAAACGGGTGCAATTGTCGGGATAATCATTGATTCCGGCTGCTAAGACGGGTACTTGGTATAGATTGGCTGCACGGGGAGACGCGATCGCCGCTAAATGGGGGGAATGTTCCAGTAATTGAATAGCTTCGGTAGTGGAGTTGGCCGGTACTAAACGACAGTGGGGTAGGGTTTTGGCTAACCATTTTTGGCACTGTCCTA contains:
- the pheA gene encoding prephenate dehydratase, whose amino-acid sequence is MSLSVAHLGPQGTNAETAALAYAHWLNHHQGQSTHLIPYPTIGQSLQAAADQEVDLAIIPVENSTEGSIVVTLDTLWERGNLQIQQELVLPIIHVLLSWGTSLESLTTIYSHPQALGQCQKWLAKTLPHCRLVPANSTTEAIQLLEHSPHLAAIASPRAANLYQVPVLAAGINDYPDNCTRFWVVGIKPQTTGSHTALAFSVPANVPGALVNPLKVLAERNINLSRIESRPTKRSLGEYLFFMDLEASQSQSSLQEALAELSRYTEVLKIFGSYSILSLEKQDLEQLLG